CAATGATGCGGAACAGCGGCACGCAGCCGCCAAGCACAGCGCCAGAGCCAAAACAGGCTAATGCATTCAGAACGTCTTCCTGCCGGATCACGGGGCTGTCTGTCTTGACCATGAACGTCAGCACGGCGACAAAACCCGCCGCGTTGGCGACCAAGAGGTTGGTCAGGAATCGCCGGCTCCAAAACTGAACTTCTTCGCCTTTGGTTTTCGCGTCATCCGCCGCCGCATTTGCGATCCTGAGTTCGTCTGTCGCAGCCTCCTGAGCTCTCGTTGCTGCTGTCTGTGCCGCCACAAGTTCGCGCTGAGCATCAGCCAACTGATAGGTCGCCAAGGTGCTCTCGATATGGAAGAGCTCATTTAATTTGCCTAGAGCAGCTTCCCGGACAGCCGGATGATTGTTGGGATTAGCCACTTCCTGCCGGTCATGGTCCGCTGTCATTCGCAGCGTCCTAAGACGTTCATTCAGTTGATCTCGAATGTCACCCATTTATCCCCCGTCACTCGCAGCCGTACCGTCCGGTGACGCTGTTGGATCATTACTCCTACCCAAAATCGAGGAACTGCTAAGTACTCATCTGACTAGAACGGAATGTCATCGTTCAGATCGTAGGCCTCTTTTTGCCCCTTCGCTAGCGATGCAGGCGCATAGCGAGGGGAGGCGGTTATCTTGAGTGGAGGAGGCGGTAAGGCGGCAGCGCGAGCCTCGTCCTCGACGGCCTTTCCTTCGCCAAGGGACGTCAGGACATTGGACACCAGTCGTTGTCAGTTCCTTCGACGATGCGTTCATAGTCGTCAGCCAAAGCCTCGATTAGAGCGTCGTCATCGTGGCCGGAAGCGCCCCGCATGGTGGCGCAGCCTGTCTTTAAGTCGTCTTCCTTTGCTGGGAAGCCCTTTCCGCCGGTGAAATATTTGGCGGCGCGCTCAGGCATCACATTGTTCGACGCCCAACCGAGGCCACGTGCCCGATATGTGCCGATGAAATCGCATGCCGAGGCGAGGTAGAAGCGCGAGAGAGGCATCAAAATCGTCTCGTGTGCAAGACCTGCGTGGTGCACCTCGTTTCGATAGCGATGCAGGATTTTGAAAGTTCGGCCTTGGTCCGCTGACATACCAGCATCGACCTTGGCGAAGTCGATCTTGTTGTCGAACGAACCAAGGAAGGCCCGCTTTAGCTTCACCTCATGTTCGTATGGCTTCTCGCGATAGCGCCAGCTTGCCGCCTCGGATCGCTTGTCCTTGGCGATCTGGTGCATCACCAGTTCGAGAGCGTTATCGGTCAGCATCAGGCCGAACCGCGCATTATGGACGTCACCCTTGGCGACGTGCTCAAGCGCTAAGTCCAACTGATCGAGGATGCCGGCCAAAAAGAGGATCATGCAGCCAGCCTACTGCGACAGCGGTCACCCGTCATTCCGCCAAGCTCGGAGCGAAGTAGACTTCGTCCAGGCGACCGGCAGCCCGGTACGGCGCGAAAGTGTCGCAGCGGGAAGGATTCAGACGCGGCCGGCGTGAAGCCAATCTTTCGAAAGACCGCTGAGAGTCATGGTGGACAAAACTAGCCAACCGACGGCTAGACGGATTGAGACGCTGAGCCATCCTTAAGTGGTTTTGAGCCACTATTACGTGGTCCCGACAGAGGGTGGTAGGCGCGGAGGGACTTGAACCCCCAACCAGACCGTTATGAGCGGTCGGCTCTAACCATTGAGCTACGCGCCCGCCGCCGTTCGCGGGGCCGAACGCCTAGCAGGCGAGGGCGCGGCTTGCCAAGCTGTGTGGCCAAGCGATGCGGCCCAATACAGCCGCGATGAACGGAACCTGACAGCGGGCCGTCTGCGTTCATTCAGATGAACAATGGCAAAGGTCGCGCATGGAAGACGCGCGGCCTTCGCCGCTGCGATCCGAAGGAGAACAACGCATGACCCGCACCACCCGCGCCCTGGCCTTGGGCGGCGCCCTGTTGGCCGCCACCGCCATCGCCGCCACAGCGCAGGCCCAGTCCCAGCCGATCGGCGGCGCGCCCCTGACCATCCAGGCGGTGACGGAGCGGCCGTCGCTGAACCTGTCGGCCTATGGGGAGGTCAAGACCGCGCCGGACATGGCGACCATCACCTTCGGCGTGCAGACCGAGGCCCCGACCGCCCAGGCCGCCATGCAGCAGAACGCCGAGCAGATGACACGCGTCATCGCTGCGCTGCGCCGCGCCGGGATCGCCGAGCGCGACGTCCAGACCTCGGGCCTGAACCTGCAGGCGCAGTACGATTACCAAGAAAACCAGCCGCCTCGCCTGCGGGGCTATCAGGCGATCAACCGGGTCACGGTGACCATCAACGATCTCACCAAGGTCGGAAGCACCGCCGATGCGGTCGTGGCCGCCGGCGTCAACCAGATCGACGGCATCGGCTTCGGCCTGAAGGACCCGACGACGGCCGAGAACGAGGCGCGCCAACTGGCGGTGCGCGCCTTGCAGGCCAAGGCCGCGCTTTACGCCCAGGCTCTGAACCAGCCGCTGGGATCGATCCGCAGCCTGACCGAAGGCGGCGGCTATTCGCCCCAGCCCCCGCGCCCGCCGGTGATGTACGCTCGCGCCGCCATGGCCGACATGGCTTCGACGCCCGTCGCCGCCGGTGAACTGACGGTCCGGATCGACGTCACCGGCGTCTACGACCTGGCGCGGTGATCATCGCATTCTTCTTCCCGCCGCTACGCGGCGGGAAGAAGAAGATTTAAGCCGCCGGCTTGACCTCGTTGCGGTCGTCCAGCAGCACGACGTTGGGCGACCACTGGCGGGCTTCTTCCTGGGGAAGCTGGCCGTAGGTGACGACGATCACCTTGTCGTTCTTCTGCACCAGGCGGGCGGCCGCGCCGTTGACACCGATCACGCGCGAGCCGCGCGGGGCCTCGATGGCGTAGGTGGTGAAGCGCGCACCGTTGGTGATGTTCAACACGTCCACCTGCTCGTGCGGATAGATGCCGGCGGCGTCCAGCAGGTCCATGTCGATGGCGATGGAGCCTTCATAGTCCAGGTCGGCCTGGGTCACCGTGGCGCGGTGCAGCTTGGACTTCATCAGGGTGACCAGCATGGCGGTCGTCTTCCCGGGCATGACGCGGGGCGATGGGCCCCCGCTCGCAGGCGCCGCATATAGGGATTACGCGAAAGGGCGGCAATCTCAGGCCCGTGTGTGACATCGCCTTCATTTGACGGGCGCCTCTGCGGCTCTATGGTCGGGCCATGAAACAGTTCTTCCTGACGGTTCTCGGCGTCTTCACCGGGCTGATCCTGTTCCTGGTGGTGGTGCCGGTGGTGCTGCTGACGGCGGCGTTGACGACCTCGTCCAAGCCGACGACGCCGGCCCAGACGGTGCTGGAGCTGGATCTGCGCGAGGGTCTCAGCGACCAGCCGTCGTCCAATCCGTTCGCTGCCTTCAGCGGGGCGGGGCTTTCGGTGACGCGCGTGGTGGACGTGCTGGCCCAGGCCGGGGAGGACCGCAACGTCAAGGCGCTGCTGATCCGCCTGCCCGAGATGGGCATGACGCCGGCGACGGCGGACGAGCTCAGCCAGGCGATCCGCCGCTTCCGCGCAGCGGGCAAGCCGGTGATCGCACACAGCCAGGGCTGGATGCCGGTCGGCACGGCCGTTTCCAGCTATATGGTCGGCGCGGCGGCCGACCAGTTGTGGATGCAGAACACCGCGACATTCGGCGCGGCGGGCTTCTCGACCGACGAGATGTTCCTGGGTCGCGCATTTGAAAAGTACGGCGTCGATGCCGAGTTCGAGCAACGCTACGAATACAAGAACGCCGTCAACCAGTTCACCCAGAGCGATTTCACGCCCGCGCACCGCGAGGCGATGACCGCCTGGATGACCGCCATCTACGACAGCGCCGTCAGCGGTGCGGCGCGCGGACGGGGCATGACGCCTCAGGCTCTGCGCGGCGTGATCGAGGCCGGGCCGTACTCGGCGCAGGCCGCCCTGACCGCCCGCCTGATCGACCGTGTCGGTCAGGTCGAGGAAGCGGAGGCCGAGGCCAAGCGCCGGGCCGGCTCGCGCGGCGAGATCGTGGAGTTCGGCGACTACGCCTCCAACGTCGGAGAGCGCGAAGGCTCGGGCCGCAGCGCCGTCGCCATCGTCGGCGGCGAGGGCGCCATCGTCACCGGACGCGGCGGCGGCGGAAGCTTCGGCGGCGGCTCGTCCATCCAGTCGGACGATACGGCCGAGGCCATCTATGACGCCATCGAGGACAAGGACGTAAAGGCCATCGTCTTCCGCGTCTCCTCGCCCGGCGGCTCGCCGGAAGCGTCCGAGCAGATCCTGGCGGCGGTGCGCGCCGCGCGCGCGGCGGGCAAGCCGGTGGTGGTGTCCATGGGCGCCTATGCCGCGTCCGGCGGCTACTGGATCAGTTCGGAGGCCGACTGGATCGTGGCCCAGCCTTCGACCCTGACCGGCTCGATCGGCGTGTTCGGCGGCAAGTTCGTGCTGGCCGACGCGCTGGCGCGCTTCGGCGTCGATACGCGCCAGATCGGCGTGGGCGGCGACTACGCCAGCGCCTTTTCCACCAGCCAGCCGTTCAGTCCGTCCCAGCGTGCGGCCTTCGCCGCCGGCATGGACCGGACCTATGAGGACTTCATCGCCCGCGTCTCGACCGGCCGCAAGTTGCCGGCCGAGCGGGTGCGCGAGATCGCGCGCGGCCGGGTCTGGACGGGCGCGCAGGCTTTGCCGCTGGGCCTGGTGGACCAGCTGGGTGGGGTGACCGAAGCTGTGGCCAAGGCCAAGGCACTGGCCCGCATTCCGGCCGACCAATCGGTGCGGTTCAAGCGCTTCCCCGAGCAGAAGTCGCCGTGGGAGGCGCTGTCGGAGGCTTTTGGCGTGCAAAGCGAGGCGGCGCGAGCCCTGGTCATGCTGGGCGGCGTCATGGCCGATCCGCAGGCGCAGGCTGTGATGCGCCGCGTCGAGGGCGAGCGGATGCGAGGCCAGGGCGCCTCGGTGCTGGCGGAGCAGCCGCTGCCTTGACCGACGCCTGTATGACGGCGCCGTGACCGGGCGACGCATTGACGGCTGCGTGCGATGGACCGACATTGGCTTTTCGGCGTTCCTTGGAGCGCCTGAAAGGATCGCCATGCTCCAGCCCGACCCCATCGCCCTGTCCGGCCGCGTGCGCCGTCGTCGTTCCGACGGTTTGTTCGCGCCGGTGATCTGGCTGGTCAGCACCCTGGCCGCCGTGGCCGCCATGGCCCTCGGCGCGGTGCTGGCTGTGTTCACCGCCGCGGCCGTGGCGGTGATCGCCCTGTTCGCGGGCATGGTGGTGTTCCTGGCGGGTTTCGTGATGCGCGCGCGCCGCAATCTGGCGCCCGTCCGCGCCGCCCCCGAGGGCGTGATCGAGGCGCGCAAGGTTGACGGCACCTGGGTCGCCTACGGCTGGGAGCCGCGCGGACGTTGATCCGTGGCGCTTGACCTGATCGAGGCGCCGTCACCGAACTTCGACACCCGGCGCGCGCCGCCGGACGCCATCGTCCTTCACTACACCGGCATGGAGACGGGCGAGGCGGCGCTTGCGCGGCTGCGCGATACGGACGCTCGTGTCTCGGCCCACTACATGGTCGAGGAGGACGGGCGCGTCTTTCGCCTGGTTCCAGAGGCGCGCCGGGCCTGGCACGCAGGACGCGGCACCTGGCAGGGCGAAACGGACCTGAACGCCGCCTCGATCGGTATCGAGATCGTCAATCCGGGACATGAGTTCGGCTATCGCGAGTTCCCGGCCGTGCAGGTCGAGGCGGTGATCGCGCTGCTGGACGACATCCGCGGCCGATGGACGATCCCGGACGCGCGCATCATCGCCCACTCCGATCTCGCCCCCGATCGCAAGCAGGATCCCGGCGAGCGTTTCCCGTGGAAGACGCTGGCGCAGGCCAGCCATGGCCTGTGGTTCGAACCGGCGCCGGAGCGGATCGCCGCATTGACCGGCTTGCTGCAGCACGGCGACCAGGGGCTGGGCGTGGTTGTGCTGCGCTCGGGCCTGCATCGGCTGGGCTATGGCTTGGCGCCCGGCGGCGATTACGACGCGGAAACGGAAACCACCGTGCGCGCCTTTCAGCGCCACTGGCGACCGTCGCGCGTCGATGGCACAGCCGACGGCGAGACGCGGGCGCGGCTGGTCGGCCTGCTGCAGCTGTCGCAGGTCGAGACCGTCACCGGCATGCTTTAGCCGCGCCGGACAGAAGCAAGAACGGTTGACCGCATCCGCCGGGCAGCGCATCTACTGCCCCGCCAGACGGCCGGGCGGTCGCGGCGGGCCCCGCGTCCGTCGAGGAAAGTCCGGGCTCCACGGTGAAGAGGCGGCGGATAACTTCCGCCCGGGGCGACCCGAGGGATAGCGCCACAGAAAGCAAACCTCCGGCCTTGCGAGGCCGGTAAGGGTGAAAGGGTGGGGTAAGAGCCCACCGCGTCGGCGGCAACGTCGACGGCATGGCAAGCCCCGCCTGGAGCAAGACCAAATAGGGACGTCGCGCGGGGTTCGCCCCGCAAGGGTTCACCGCCCCAGACGTCCGGGTAGGTCGCGAGAACCGCTCAGCAATGGGCGGTCCAGAGGAATGATCGTCGCCGCCTTTCGAGGCGGAACAGAACCCGGCTTACAGGCCGTCTGGCTTTTCCACTTTTTTCCTCTCGGTGAATGGGATGGGCGTGCAGCTCACCCACGGCCGGCGGCTGTCCACAGGCCGAGGCGCCGTTAACCCTTGCGCGATGGGCCTTCACTAAGCTGTTCCACAGACTGTGAATACTTGTCATGTTCTGTGTATGTTCCGATCTAGTCGGCGTGGATCGGGCGCAACACTGCCGTTCATGGTTAAAGCAAGGCTACCAATCCCATTGAGGCCCATTCCGTCCCATGATATCCCATCCGCTGTGAGTTGGGGTGAGAGGCGCGCGTCTCGGGCGCCTGCATTTTTCGGTTTCAGGGACGGGTCGAGAGATCCGATGGGCAGGGCGTGTTTCTCTCGACCTACGAGAAGCAGCTGGACGGCAAGCGCCGCCTCCTGATCCCTCAGGACTATCGCACCGCCGACAATGGGGCCGAGAGCGCCATCTTCATCTTCCCGTCGATCGAGGCGGACTGCCTGGAGGCCGGCGGCGACCGGCTGTTCGCCGTCTATGCCGAGATGATCCGCGCCCTGCCGTTCGGCTCGGCCGAGCGGTCGGCGCTGGAATGGCAGGTGATGGGTGAGCAGACGCGTCTGAACTTCGACTCCGGCGGCCGCATCACCCTGCCCGAGGCGCTGTGCGAGGAGGCCGGGCTGGGCGCTGATGGGGGCGACAGCGTGATGATCGTGGGCCTGGACGATCGCTTCCAGATCTGGAGCAAGGACAAGTGGCAGGCGCGCCGCGCCGAGCAGCGTGCCCTGGCGAAGGCCGGGTTGGCCCAGGTCGGCGCCCTGAAGCTGCAGGCGCAGATGAAGCTGGCGGCGGGAGGCGGCGCATGACCGATGCGGCTCCGCACGCCCCTGTCCTGCTGGCCGAGGTGCTGGAGGCCCTGCGGCCCCAGGCGGGCGAGGTGATGATCGACGCCACCTTCGGCGCTGGCGGCTACACCCGCGCGATCCTGAAGACGGGCGCGCAGGTGATCGCGCTGGACCGCGACCCCACGGTTCAGCCGCACGCCGAGGCCGTCGCCAACGACTTTTCCGGCCGCTTCCAGCTGGTGCGCACGCCGTTCTCCGGTCTGGCCGAGGCGTTCGAGGAAGCGGGCGCGGACCGTCTGGACGGGGCCGTCTTCGACATCGGCGTCTCCTCAATGCAGCTGGATCAGGCCGAGCGCGGCTTTTCCTTCATGCGCGACGGTCCGCTGGACATGCGCATGTCCGCCAATGCCGATCATGGGGGCGAAACCGCCGCCGACATCGTCAACACCTGGGACCACGGTCCTCTGGCCCACATCTTCAAGCTGTACGGCGAGGAGCGTCAGTCCGGACGCATCGCTACCGCCATTCTGCGCCGCCGTACCGAACAGCCCTTCACCCGCACGCTGGATCTGGCCGAGGTGGTGGAAAAGGCGCTGGGCGGCCGTCGCGGCGCGCCGATCCATCCGGCGACGCGCGTGTTCCAGGCGCTGCGTATCGCCGTCAACGACGAGTTGGGCGAGCTGACGCGCGGGCTGGAGGCGGCTGAGGCCGTGCTCTCGCCGGGCGGGCGGCTGGCGGTGGTGACCTTCCATTCGCTGGAGGACCGCATCGTCAAGGCCTTCCTGACCGAGCGCACCGGCAATGCGCCGGCCGGATCGCGCCATGCACCCGTCTCGGTCGACCCGCGCCGGCCGTCCTTCGACCTCGCCTTCAAGGGCGCGAGAGAGGCGGGCGAGGTCGAGCGGCTGTCCAACCCCCGTGCGCGGTCGGCCAAGCTGCGCGCCGCGGTGCGCACCGACGCGCCCGCCTGGGGTCGCTTCAACGGAAAGGCCGCCGCATGAGCGCCCTGCTGCTGTCCGGCCGCGAGACGCTGGTCCGCCTGTTCGAGATGAAGGTGCGCGGCGTGCGCTGGGTCGAGCTGATCGGCGCCGTTCTGGTCGCCGTGATGATCGTCTCGGTCTATGCGGCCAAGGCGGGCGCGGCGCGTGAAAGCAGCCGCATCGCCCAGCTGGAGCAGGACATCGCCGAGAACGGCCAGCGCGTGCGCCTGCTGCGCGCCGAGGCCGCGCGGCTCGAGCAGCCGGCGCGGCTGGAAAGCCTGTCGCGGCAGATCGGCATGGCCCCGGTCGATGTGCATCGTCAGGCCGACGAGACGGCGCTGCCGGCGCTGAAGGCGCCGCAGGCTGATCTTTCCGACAAGGCCGTGGCGCCTCCGTCGCCACCGCCCGCGCCCGCTCAGGACGCCGCGCCCGTCGCCGCCCCGCCGGCCGAGGAGGCGCAATGACCGTCCAGGACCACCGCGGCTATCGCCCCGCACCGGGGCCCAGCGTCTCGGATCGGCTGTCGCCGTTCTGGCGCTGGCTGTCCGAGGTCATGTGGCGGCTCGAGCACGGGTTCGAGAGGGCCAAGGCCGATGCGCGACCGGAAGAGGACACGCGCGTCCGCATCTTTCTGGTGCTGATCGTCTTTTCGGTGGTGTTCGGCGCGCTGGCGCTGGGCGCCGCGCACGCGGCGCTTCTGGCCGACAAGGGGCGGCTGTGGGCGGCGGCCAATCCGCACGCCCTGGTGCGCGGCGACCTGACCGACCGCAACGGCGAGCTTCTGGCCACCAACATCACCCACTACGGCCTGTACATCGACCCGGCCGAGATCTGGGACAAGCGGCTGGCGTTTACTCAGCTTCGTCGCGCCATTCCGCGCCTGCCGGCCAAGCGGTTGAACAAGGTTCTGGACGGCGACCGTCGGCTGATCGTGCTGACGGGGCTGACGCCGTCGGAGCGCGAGGCGGTGCACGCGCTGGCGTTGGGCGGCGTGTCGTTCGAGCCTGAGGACCGCCGCGTCTATCCGCTGGGGACCTCGGCGGTTCACCTGATCGGCGACGCCGACACCGGGGGGCAGGGCGTCGCGGGCGCCGAGCTGGCCTTCAACGAAGAGGTGCGCGCTGCCGGCCAGCGCGGCGAAAGCTTCCCGCTGTCGATCGACCTGCGCGTGCAGGGCGTGCTGGAAAACGAACTGGCGCGCGCCGCGACCGAGACCGGCTCCAAGGGCGCGGTCGGCATCATCGCCGATGTCCAGACCGGCGAAGTGTTGGGCATGGCGTCGTGGCCGACGTTCAATCCGGCCGAACGCGCGCGTGCGCCGCAGGGCGCGACGCTGAACCGGGCGGTGTCCGGCCACTACGAGATGGGGTCGGTGTTCAAGAGCTTCACCGTCGCCGCCGGCATCGACACCGGCCGGGCCGACATGAACACCCTGTTCGACGCCTCCCAGGCGTTCCAGATCGGCACCCGCAAGATCAAGGACTTCCACGCCCAGAACCGGGTCATGACGCTGGAGGAGGTCTATCTCCACTCGTCCAACATCGGCACCTCGCAGCTGGCGGTGGAGATGGGTCCGGACGTGATGCGGACCTACTTCACCAATCTGGGTCTGCTGGCGGCCGCGCCGATCGAGCTGAAGGAATCCGCCCGGCCGGTCGTGCCGCGCAAGTGGGACAACTCCACGCTCGCCTCCCTGTCGTTCGGCTACGGCATCATGGCGACCCCAGCCCAGGTGTCGGCGGCCATGGGCGCCCTGACCAACGGCGGCCGCTACATTCCGCTGAGCCTCAGAAAGGGCGGCGCGCCGGGCGCCCGGCCGCGCCAGGCGGTGTCGGAACAGACCTCGCTGACGATGCTGGACCTCTTGCGCCGCAATGTGGTGCGCGGTTCGGGCGGGCTGGCGGATGCGCCCGGCCTGCGGGTCGGCGGCAAGACCGGATCGGCCAACAAGCTGGTGAACGGCCGCTATGATCCCTCGCACGCCGTGGGCTCGTTCGCCGCGGTGTTCCCGGCGGATGGCCCGGTCAACGCCAAACGCTATTCCATCCTGATCCTGATGGACGAGCCGTCGCAGTATCCAAAGACCGGCGGCTATGTCGCGGCGCCCGCCGTCGGCCGCATCGCCGATCGCGTCGCCGGCTTCCTGGGCGTCGAGCGCCGGGCCGATCGCTATCGCACCGCGACTGGCGAGAAAGTCCCGGCCTTTCAGGACATCGAGGGAGACGGTCGTTGAGCGCGCTTCGACTGTCCGACCTCCTGCGCCGCGACGTCGCGGCCGATCCGGTGATCACCGGCGTGACCGCCGACAGCCGCAAGGTCGGCCCCGGCGCCTTGTTCGTGGCCCTGCCGGGCACGGCCTCCGACGGCCGCGCCTTTATCCCGCAGGCGCTGGCGCAGGGCGCGGCGGCGGTGCTGGCGCCGGTCGACACGCCGGTCGAGGCCGCGCCGGTGCTGGTCACCTCGGGCGACGTGCGCCGCGCCTACGCCATCGCCGCGCGCAGCTTCTATGGCGCCCAGCCCAGGACCTGCGTGGCCGTGACCGGCACCAACGGCAAGACCTCGGTCGCTGCCTTCAGCCGCCAGATCTGGGCCAGCCTCGGCTACAAGTCGGCCAGCATGGGCACGCTGGGCGTGGTGGGGCAGAAGGGTCAAAAGACCTACGCCCTGACCGATCCCGGCCTGACCAGTCCGGACGCCGCCGACGCCGCGCGCCTGATGGCCGAGCTGGCCGCCAAGGAGGTGACGCACGTCTGCCTGGAGGCCTCCTCCCACGGCATCGACCAGCGGCGGCTGGACGGCGTGGCGCTGAAGGCGGCGGCCTTCACCAACCTGACGCAGGACCACCTCGACTACCACGGCGACATGGATAGCTATCGCACGGCCAAGATGCGGCTGTTCGAGACCCTGCTGCCGCGCGGCCGCACAGCGGTGCTGAACGCCGATTCGGAGGCCTACGGCGCCTTCGCATCCGCCTCGATCATGGCGGGGCTGGGGGTGATGGGCGTGGGCGAGCGCGGGCGCGACCTGACGCTGCTGGCCAGACGTGCGACGGCCGAGGGCCAGCGGCTGACGCTGGACGTGCGCGGCGACGCGCGCGAGATACTGCTGCCGCTTGCCGGCGCCTTTCAGGCTTCGAACGCCCTGGTGGCGGCGGGCCTGTGTATCGCGGCGGGCGAGCGGCCGGATGCGGTGATCGGCGCGCTTGAACAGCTTCAGGGCGCGCGCGGTCGGCTGCAGCGGATCGACGCCGGCGAGCGCGGCGGCGAGGTCTATGTCGACTACGCCCACACGCCGGACGGGTTGGAGACGGTGCTGCAGGCGCTGCGTCCGCACGCCAAGGGGCGGCTGATCGTGGTGTTCGGCGCAGGCGGCGACCGCGACCGGGGCAAGCGGCCGCTGATGGGCGAAGTGGCGGGGCGTCTGGCCGACTACGCCATCGTCACCGACGACAATCCGCGTGGAGAAAACCCGGCGGCGATCCGGGCCGAGATCCGGCGCGGTTGTCCGGACGCGGTCGAGATCGGCGATCGTCGCAGCGCCATCGGCTACGCCATCGAGATGATGCGCGACGGCGATGTGGTGGTGATCGCCGGAAAAGGGCATGAACAGGGTCAGATCGTCGGCGGCGTGACCCATCCGTTCGACGACGCCACCGTTGCTGCCGAGGCCCTTTCCGTCCATGCCTGATCCCGCTTCGCGCCCGCTGTGGACGGCCGCCGAGATCGCCGCCGCCACGGGCGGCGTCCTGTCCGGCCCGGACGCCGCCGTGACGGGTGTGACCTACAACAGCCGTGAGATCGCGCCCGGCGACCTGTTTCTGGCGCTGAAGGGCGCGCGCGACGGGCATGAGTTCGCGGGCGCCGCCTTCCAGTCCGGTGCGGCCTTGACCCTGGTCGAGCGGCCGGTGGAGGGCGGACCGTTCGTGCAGGTCGCCGACACGTTGTCGGCGCTGGAGGCGTTGGGGGCAGCCGCGCGGGACCGCAGCCCGGGCGTGAAGCGCGGCGCCGTGACCGGCAGCGTCGGCAAGACCAGCGTCACCCAGGCGATCCGCGCCGGCCTGGACCTGGCCGGTCCGGCGCACGGATCGATCAAGAGCTACAACAACCACATCGGCGTGCCCCTGACGCTCGCCCGCATGCCGCGCGAGACCGAGCGCGCGGTGTTCGAGATCGGCATGAACGCGCCCGGCGAGATCGCGCCGCTGTCGCGCATGGTCCGGCCTCACGCCGCCTGCGTGACCACCGTCGGCCCCGTCCATATCGAAGCGTTCGCGGATGGGGAGGCCGGGGTCGCGCGCGAAAAGGCGGCCATCTTCGACGGACTGGTCGAGGGCGGCGTGGCCGTGGCCAACGGCGATGTGGCGCAGGCCTCGGTGCTGGCGGAGCACGCGCGCGCGGTCGGAGCGCGCCTAGCGACCTTTGGCGCGCACGGCGCCCATGACGCGCGCCTGCTGGACTTCCGAGCCGATGCCGAAGGCGCCGCCGTCACGGCCGAGCTGCACGGCCGGCGCATCGACTATCGACTGGCCCAGAGCGGCCACCATTGGGGCCTGAACAGCCTGGCGGTGATCCTGATGCTGGAGGCGCTGGACGTGCCGCTCGATACGGCGCTTGAGGCGCTGGCCGGGTTCCAGCCGCTGGCGGGGCGGGGCCAGGTGCGGATGATCGAGGCGCCGGGCGGCGCCTTCATCCTGATCGACGAAAGCTACAACGCCAATCCGCTGTCGATGGCGGCGGGCTTTCGCACGCTGGGCGCGCGACCGGCGGAGGGGCGGCGCGTCGTGGTGCTGACCGACATGCTGGAGCTCGGCGACCAGAGCCGCAGTCTGCACGAAGGCCTGGCCGAGGCGATCGACGCGGCGGGCCTGGACATGGTCCATGCGGCCGGGCCGCAGATGCGCTGGCTCTATGACGCCCTGCCGACATCGCGGCGGGGCGTCTGGCGCGAGACGGCGGCCGAGCTGGCGGCGGAAGCGGCGCTTTTGGCCGGCCCCGGCGACGTGGTCATGGTCAAGGGTTCGAACGGCTCAAGGGCCGCCCTGGTCGCGCGCGCGCTCGCCGACC
The genomic region above belongs to Brevundimonas sp. PAMC22021 and contains:
- a CDS encoding penicillin-binding protein 2 — encoded protein: MWRLEHGFERAKADARPEEDTRVRIFLVLIVFSVVFGALALGAAHAALLADKGRLWAAANPHALVRGDLTDRNGELLATNITHYGLYIDPAEIWDKRLAFTQLRRAIPRLPAKRLNKVLDGDRRLIVLTGLTPSEREAVHALALGGVSFEPEDRRVYPLGTSAVHLIGDADTGGQGVAGAELAFNEEVRAAGQRGESFPLSIDLRVQGVLENELARAATETGSKGAVGIIADVQTGEVLGMASWPTFNPAERARAPQGATLNRAVSGHYEMGSVFKSFTVAAGIDTGRADMNTLFDASQAFQIGTRKIKDFHAQNRVMTLEEVYLHSSNIGTSQLAVEMGPDVMRTYFTNLGLLAAAPIELKESARPVVPRKWDNSTLASLSFGYGIMATPAQVSAAMGALTNGGRYIPLSLRKGGAPGARPRQAVSEQTSLTMLDLLRRNVVRGSGGLADAPGLRVGGKTGSANKLVNGRYDPSHAVGSFAAVFPADGPVNAKRYSILILMDEPSQYPKTGGYVAAPAVGRIADRVAGFLGVERRADRYRTATGEKVPAFQDIEGDGR
- a CDS encoding UDP-N-acetylmuramoyl-L-alanyl-D-glutamate--2,6-diaminopimelate ligase, whose amino-acid sequence is MSALRLSDLLRRDVAADPVITGVTADSRKVGPGALFVALPGTASDGRAFIPQALAQGAAAVLAPVDTPVEAAPVLVTSGDVRRAYAIAARSFYGAQPRTCVAVTGTNGKTSVAAFSRQIWASLGYKSASMGTLGVVGQKGQKTYALTDPGLTSPDAADAARLMAELAAKEVTHVCLEASSHGIDQRRLDGVALKAAAFTNLTQDHLDYHGDMDSYRTAKMRLFETLLPRGRTAVLNADSEAYGAFASASIMAGLGVMGVGERGRDLTLLARRATAEGQRLTLDVRGDAREILLPLAGAFQASNALVAAGLCIAAGERPDAVIGALEQLQGARGRLQRIDAGERGGEVYVDYAHTPDGLETVLQALRPHAKGRLIVVFGAGGDRDRGKRPLMGEVAGRLADYAIVTDDNPRGENPAAIRAEIRRGCPDAVEIGDRRSAIGYAIEMMRDGDVVVIAGKGHEQGQIVGGVTHPFDDATVAAEALSVHA
- the murF gene encoding UDP-N-acetylmuramoyl-tripeptide--D-alanyl-D-alanine ligase, producing MPDPASRPLWTAAEIAAATGGVLSGPDAAVTGVTYNSREIAPGDLFLALKGARDGHEFAGAAFQSGAALTLVERPVEGGPFVQVADTLSALEALGAAARDRSPGVKRGAVTGSVGKTSVTQAIRAGLDLAGPAHGSIKSYNNHIGVPLTLARMPRETERAVFEIGMNAPGEIAPLSRMVRPHAACVTTVGPVHIEAFADGEAGVAREKAAIFDGLVEGGVAVANGDVAQASVLAEHARAVGARLATFGAHGAHDARLLDFRADAEGAAVTAELHGRRIDYRLAQSGHHWGLNSLAVILMLEALDVPLDTALEALAGFQPLAGRGQVRMIEAPGGAFILIDESYNANPLSMAAGFRTLGARPAEGRRVVVLTDMLELGDQSRSLHEGLAEAIDAAGLDMVHAAGPQMRWLYDALPTSRRGVWRETAAELAAEAALLAGPGDVVMVKGSNGSRAALVARALADLSLA